The genomic stretch TGCACAGAGGAATCAGCATTCAATTCAGCGATCAACTGCAGCAGTTCTCGTTCGGACAAATCCGCTCCGCGCCGCAAAGTACGCGAGACGATGCCGAACTGCTCACACGCCTTCTGTTTCCGTCCGACATAGACCTGCGAAGCAGGATCTTCTCCCACCAGGATTACGGCCAAGCAGGGCTGCACTCCCTGAATTCGCAGGGTCCGGACCTGATCCTCGATCTCCCGATAAACCTGTTGCGCAATCCTATTGCCGTCGATGATCTTTGCCATATTCTTTTCTCTGCTTGCACGCCGAACGCACGGTGCAGCGACGAGCGGTGTGCCGGATTAGGGCAGGTTCACCCTGGCGATCTTGATGGCTCTGCCGCTGGCCGCATCAATTTCCAGCAGCACACCGTTGAGACGGTTGTTGCTGGTCGCCGGACGGTATTTCTCTGGAATCTGGCGAATGAACCGTTTAAGCGCCACCTGAGTATCCATGCCGATGACCGAATCAAAAGGACCAGTCATCCCGGCATCTGTGATATACGCGGTTCCTTTGGGCAGAATGCGTTCATCCGCGGTCTGCACATGGGTATGGGTGCCGATTACAGCGCTGACCTGACCGTCCAGATGCCAAGCTAAAGCCTGTTTTTCCGCAGTGGCTTCCGCGTGCAGGTCAACAATCAGCACCTTGGTTTTTTCCCTCAACCGGGCCACCTCTTCGCTGCACCGCTTAAACGGGCAGTCGATCGGGTACATGAACGTACGCCCCTGTACATTGAGGATGCCCACCGGCACCTGGGCCTCGGTTTGGATCACCGTGGTACCCCGTCCCGGGGCTTCGGGCGGATAATTGAGCGGCCGCAGCACGCGAGGGCTGGTATCCAGATAATGGCGAAAAGCGCTGTTGCTCCAAGTATGATTGCCGCCGGTGATCGCATCCACACCTAGAGAGAAAAGCTGTTTGGCCAGACTTTCTGTGAGTCCGTTCCCTGCATCCATGTTTTCGCCGTTGGCGATGCAGACATCCACCTGGTGGGATTTCTTCACTCCCGAAAGCAGACCCGCCACCAGATCCAGTCCAGATTTTCCAATGATGTCCGCGATAAACAGCACGGTAATGGCTTTGCGCTCAGCCAATCGGCACCTTTAATATAAATGTTTTATGATAAGGATCAAAGATTTTTTTTATGCGTGAGGGCTTGGTTCCTGCGCATCCAACTCGGGTTTAATGGGCTTATTTGGCATAGTTCACCGCCCGGTATTCACGGATGACGGTCACTTTGATTTGGCCGGGGTATTCCATCTCGCTCTGAATTTTTTCTGCGATATCCGCAGCCAGTTGTTCGGACAAAGCGTCATCGATCTTGTCGTGTTCGGCGATGACGCGAATTTCACGGCCTGCCTGAATGGCGTAGGCTTTGCCGACGCCGGCGAAGGATTTAGCCAAGCCCTCGAGATTATCCAAGCGTTTGATATAGGACTCAAGGGTCTCCCGGCGTGCGCCGGGTCGCGATCCGCTGACCGCGTCGGCTGCCATCACCAGCACGGAGATGGGTGAAGTGATCTCGACATCCTCATGGTGGGACGCAATGGCGTTCAGCACCACAGGGCCTTCGCCGTCTTTGCGCGCCACCTCTACTCCGATTTGCGTATGGGTGCCGTCCGTATAACGATCAATGGCCTTGCCGATATCATGCAGCAGGGCGGCCCGTTTCGCCAGGTTGCCGTCGAGCC from bacterium encodes the following:
- a CDS encoding TIGR00282 family metallophosphoesterase, translating into MTVLFIADIIGKSGLDLVAGLLSGVKKSHQVDVCIANGENMDAGNGLTESLAKQLFSLGVDAITGGNHTWSNSAFRHYLDTSPRVLRPLNYPPEAPGRGTTVIQTEAQVPVGILNVQGRTFMYPIDCPFKRCSEEVARLREKTKVLIVDLHAEATAEKQALAWHLDGQVSAVIGTHTHVQTADERILPKGTAYITDAGMTGPFDSVIGMDTQVALKRFIRQIPEKYRPATSNNRLNGVLLEIDAASGRAIKIARVNLP
- a CDS encoding HDIG domain-containing protein, whose product is ERLVADGRIPPTRIEELVEKVKQEMEENLVADGEQALLECGITSMHPELVKLLGKLKFRTSYGQNVLQHSIEVSYLCGLMAASLGLDGNLAKRAALLHDIGKAIDRYTDGTHTQIGVEVARKDGEGPVVLNAIASHHEDVEITSPISVLVMAADAVSGSRPGARRETLESYIKRLDNLEGLAKSFAGVGKAYAIQAGREIRVIAEHDKIDDALSEQLAADIAEKIQSEMEYPGQIKVTVIREYRAVNYAK